One Festucalex cinctus isolate MCC-2025b chromosome 1, RoL_Fcin_1.0, whole genome shotgun sequence genomic region harbors:
- the nr2f6a gene encoding nuclear receptor subfamily 2 group F member 6a isoform X2: MAMVSGGWGDPNGGTNGLGEKGYLKREDEDGSPQAGGSDMEAGEDDKACVLDCVVCGDKSSGKHYGVFTCEGCKSFFKRSVRRNLSYTCRSNRECQIDQHHRNQCQYCRLKKCFRVGMRKEVQRGRIPPQPSLSPTLTPIGGTSGLGGGEFYNNNNNNGGSGGQPVSELISQLLRAEPYPNSRYGHQYNQQAGPDNSMGIDNICELAARLLFSTVEWARNIPYFPELPVSDQVALLRLSWSELFILNAAQSALPLHMAPLLAAAGFHSSPMSAERVVSFMDQVRVFQDQVDKLTRLQVDSAEYSCLKAIALFSPDACGLTDAVHVESLQEKAQVALTEYERMQYPSQPQRFGRLLLRLPALRAVPASLISQLFFMRLVGKTPIETLIRDMQLSGSSISWPYVPM, encoded by the exons ATGGCCATGGTGAGTGGGGGCTGGGGAGATCCCAATGGCGGAACCAACGGACTGGGGGAAAAGGGCTACCTGAAGCGGGAGGATGAGGACGGCTCTCCCCAAGCGGGAGGCAGCGACATGGAGGCTGGGGAGGACGACAAGGCCTGCGTGTTGGACTGTGTGGTGTGCGGGGACAAGTCGAGTGGGAAACATTACGGCGTGTTCACCTGCGAGGGCTGTAAAAGCTTCTTCAAGAGGAGCGTACGACGTAACCTCAGCTACACGTGCAG gtCTAATAGAGAGTGTCAGATTGACCAGCACCACCGCAACCAATGCCAATACTGCCGCCTCAAGAAGTGTTTCCGAGTGGGTATGCGCAAAGAAG TTCAACGCGGCCGTATCCCACCGCAGCCTAGCCTCAGCCCGACCCTCACGCCTATAGGCGGCACCAGCGGCCTTGGAGGCGGCGAattctacaacaacaacaacaacaacggtgGGAGCGGCGGTCAGCCCGTTTCCGAGCTCATCTCGCAGCTGTTGAGGGCCGAGCCGTACCCCAACAGCCGCTACGGGCACCAGTACAACCAGCAGGCCGGTCCCGATAATTCCATGGGCATTGACAACATCTGCGAACTGGCCGCCCGGCTTCTCTTCAGCACAGTGGAATGGGCCAGAAACATCCCTTATTTCCCAGAGCTGCCGGTGTCTGATCAG GTGGCCCTGCTGAGGCTGAGCTGGAGCGAGCTGTTCATCCTCAACGCGGCCCAGTCGGCCCTGCCGCTCCACATGGCGCCCTTGTTGGCCGCGGCGGGCTTCCACTCGTCGCCCATGTCGGCAGAGCGCGTGGTGTCCTTCATGGACCAGGTGAGGGTGTTCCAGGACCAGGTGGACAAGCTGACCCGACTGCAGGTGGACTCCGCCGAGTACAGCTGCCTCAAGGCCATCGCGCTCTTCTCACCAG ACGCCTGCGGTCTGACAGACGCAGTCCACGTGGAGTCCCTACAGGAGAAGGCTCAGGTGGCTCTGACCGAGTACGAGAGGATGCAGTACCCGAGTCAACCGCAGCGCTTCGGACGCCTGCTCCTCCGCCTCCCCGCTCTGCGCGCCGTACCCGCCAGCCTCATCTCCCAACTCTTTTTCATGCGCCTGGTGGGGAAGACCCCCATCGAGACGCTCATCCGAGACATGCAGCTCTCCGGAAGCTCCATCAGCTGGCCCTACGTGCCTATGTGA
- the nr2f6a gene encoding nuclear receptor subfamily 2 group F member 6a isoform X1: protein MAMVSGGWGDPNGGTNGLGEKGYLKREDEDGSPQAGGSDMEAGEDDKACVLDCVVCGDKSSGKHYGVFTCEGCKSFFKRSVRRNLSYTCRSNRECQIDQHHRNQCQYCRLKKCFRVGMRKEAVQRGRIPPQPSLSPTLTPIGGTSGLGGGEFYNNNNNNGGSGGQPVSELISQLLRAEPYPNSRYGHQYNQQAGPDNSMGIDNICELAARLLFSTVEWARNIPYFPELPVSDQVALLRLSWSELFILNAAQSALPLHMAPLLAAAGFHSSPMSAERVVSFMDQVRVFQDQVDKLTRLQVDSAEYSCLKAIALFSPDACGLTDAVHVESLQEKAQVALTEYERMQYPSQPQRFGRLLLRLPALRAVPASLISQLFFMRLVGKTPIETLIRDMQLSGSSISWPYVPM, encoded by the exons ATGGCCATGGTGAGTGGGGGCTGGGGAGATCCCAATGGCGGAACCAACGGACTGGGGGAAAAGGGCTACCTGAAGCGGGAGGATGAGGACGGCTCTCCCCAAGCGGGAGGCAGCGACATGGAGGCTGGGGAGGACGACAAGGCCTGCGTGTTGGACTGTGTGGTGTGCGGGGACAAGTCGAGTGGGAAACATTACGGCGTGTTCACCTGCGAGGGCTGTAAAAGCTTCTTCAAGAGGAGCGTACGACGTAACCTCAGCTACACGTGCAG gtCTAATAGAGAGTGTCAGATTGACCAGCACCACCGCAACCAATGCCAATACTGCCGCCTCAAGAAGTGTTTCCGAGTGGGTATGCGCAAAGAAG CAGTTCAACGCGGCCGTATCCCACCGCAGCCTAGCCTCAGCCCGACCCTCACGCCTATAGGCGGCACCAGCGGCCTTGGAGGCGGCGAattctacaacaacaacaacaacaacggtgGGAGCGGCGGTCAGCCCGTTTCCGAGCTCATCTCGCAGCTGTTGAGGGCCGAGCCGTACCCCAACAGCCGCTACGGGCACCAGTACAACCAGCAGGCCGGTCCCGATAATTCCATGGGCATTGACAACATCTGCGAACTGGCCGCCCGGCTTCTCTTCAGCACAGTGGAATGGGCCAGAAACATCCCTTATTTCCCAGAGCTGCCGGTGTCTGATCAG GTGGCCCTGCTGAGGCTGAGCTGGAGCGAGCTGTTCATCCTCAACGCGGCCCAGTCGGCCCTGCCGCTCCACATGGCGCCCTTGTTGGCCGCGGCGGGCTTCCACTCGTCGCCCATGTCGGCAGAGCGCGTGGTGTCCTTCATGGACCAGGTGAGGGTGTTCCAGGACCAGGTGGACAAGCTGACCCGACTGCAGGTGGACTCCGCCGAGTACAGCTGCCTCAAGGCCATCGCGCTCTTCTCACCAG ACGCCTGCGGTCTGACAGACGCAGTCCACGTGGAGTCCCTACAGGAGAAGGCTCAGGTGGCTCTGACCGAGTACGAGAGGATGCAGTACCCGAGTCAACCGCAGCGCTTCGGACGCCTGCTCCTCCGCCTCCCCGCTCTGCGCGCCGTACCCGCCAGCCTCATCTCCCAACTCTTTTTCATGCGCCTGGTGGGGAAGACCCCCATCGAGACGCTCATCCGAGACATGCAGCTCTCCGGAAGCTCCATCAGCTGGCCCTACGTGCCTATGTGA